A stretch of the Oxyura jamaicensis isolate SHBP4307 breed ruddy duck chromosome 4, BPBGC_Ojam_1.0, whole genome shotgun sequence genome encodes the following:
- the PURG gene encoding purine-rich element-binding protein gamma, whose translation MERGRGGGSGGGRNLGGSGLQRSVYSQSQQQYHYPSPSQGGCMEIQELASKRVDIQKKRFYLDVKQSSRGRFLKIAEVWIGRGRQDNIRKSKLTLSLSVAAELKDCLGDFIEHYAHLGLKGGHRHEHSNGKEQHSRRRQQHPPPSPPGSVGSEEHPHSVLKTEYIERDNRKYYLDLKENQRGRFLRIRQTMSRGPGMIGYFGHGLGQEQTIVLPAQGMIEFRDALVQLIEEYGEGDIDDRRGGGDDPPELPEGTSFRVDNKRFYFDVGSNRYGIFLKVSEVRPPYRNTITVPYKAWTRFGENFIKYEEEMRRIYNSHKEKRMDVRGDSGEEQEGLE comes from the coding sequence AtggaaagagggagaggaggaggcagcggaGGAGGAAGGAACCTGGGGGGCTCCGGCTTGCAAAGGAGCGTTTACTCCCAGTCCCAGCAGCAGTACCATTACCCATCCCCCTCGCAGGGGGGCTGCATGGAGATCCAGGAGCTGGCCTCCAAGAGGGTGGACATCCAGAAGAAGCGGTTTTACCTGGACGTGAAGCAGAGCTCCCGAGGCCGCTTCCTGAAGATCGCGGAGGTGTGGATAGGGCGAGGCAGGCAGGACAACATCAGGAAAAGCAAGCTGACGCTCTCGCTGTCGGTCGCCGCCGAGCTGAAGGACTGCCTGGGGGACTTCATCGAGCATTACGCCCACCTGGGCCTGAAGGGCGGCCACAGGCACGAGCACAGCAATGGCAAGGAGCAGCATTCGAGGCGGCGCCAGCAGCACCCGCCGCCCTCGCCCCCAGGGTCTGTGGGCTCCGAAGAGCACCCTCACAGCGTCCTCAAAACGGAGTACATAGAGAGGGACAACAGGAAGTATTACCTCGACCTGAAGGAGAACCAGCGGGGGCGCTTCTTGCGGATTAGGCAAACCATGAGCAGGGGACCGGGCATGATCGGTTATTTCGGCCACGGCTTGGGACAGGAGCAGACTATTGTCCTTCCAGCGCAAGGGATGATTGAGTTCAGGGATGCTTTGGTCCAGCTGATTGAAGAGTACGGCGAGGGGGACATCGATGATCGCAGGGGCGGGGGCGACGACCCCCCCGAGCTCCCCGAGGGCACCTCGTTCCGGGTGGACAACAAGCGGTTCTACTTTGATGTGGGATCCAACAGGTACGGCATCTTTCTGAAGGTAAGTGAGGTGAGGCCACCCTACCGTAACACCATCACGGTTCCATACAAAGCGTGGACAAGGTTTGGGGAAAATTTTATCAAGTACGAAGAGGAGATGAGGAGAATTTACAACAGCCATAAAGAAAAGAGGATGGATGTCAGAGGGGACAGTGGTGAAGAGCAAGAGGGTCTCGAATAG